In Aureibaculum algae, the following are encoded in one genomic region:
- a CDS encoding nuclear transport factor 2 family protein, translating into MKLKKTEENEIRKVYDTWLNSYLNGDVTTYDSYFDDEYHFIGSTHNEEFLNRKDTTHFFADTAEQFAGKCDLRNERLTIEKFGELIFITHLFDAWFINGTDWAYYGRFRFTSALENKREGWRFIYQHFSTTDSKTQEGESIGFDQISAENLQLREAIKRGTIELETKNRELEIEGALERIRAQAVSMQQSSDLLDIVVSMRNEFTKLGHQAHYFWHMMWLPKTYEKAMTSGDGTKIGFVMELPRHIHGDIPLLAKWEKSTKPTVVYAMNVAEAIDYVDKMVALGDFKNIDPQAPSHDDIRNIGGLTFIMARTTHGEIGYSLPGVIKNPPSEDLDILIQFSGAFDLAHRRFFDLQKAEKQARETQIELALEKVRSRTMGMQRSDELRDTAMLLFQQVEELGINSFACGFNIWDDDKKFATAWMAGKNRLQPPFKTNSNEDVYLLFHEAEKRGDALFVLEQKGKELEDHYKYMLSIPEVKALAKAGLSFPSFQIIHCAYFSQGYLMFITHESVPEAQDIFIRFAKVFNQTYTRFLDLQKAEAQARESEIELALEKVRSRTMAMQHSDELQEASFLLDEQVRGLGIQTWGCAFHIYGENESTEWFGNEAGVLHTYTVPREGIFKEYYQKGEQGESLVIQEFSGEECTAHYEYMSTLPVIGDVLQILKKTNNGFPTYQIDHVVYFKYGYLLFITREHVPNAHDIFKRFANVFEQTYTRFLDLQKAEAQAKEAQIEAALERVRSRSIGMQKSEELAQVVHILDEELNGLGIEIHGTQILTDFDNPEKSVNVWFGAKGQDYLERFDVPYFDHPMRKIFHNSWKNGIDFYTEQYSKADKNKFFRLLFKNSDFRKTTEERQKFIYDSSGLTRSSVIFKNSILIFQRYNLTEFFAEEEMIFKRFGKVFEQAYTRFLDLQKAEAQARESEIELALERIRARTMAMQKSEEIGDVAFILFQQLKSLGGNLWGTGFGFCKTDSDTDEYWLANEKGIMPYLKVSNTVDPTHKKMYLGWKKNLELLSIEKGGKELKAHYNYMLSVPDLQPIFQGILDDGIAFPEWQKWHAAYFKYGYLLVITTETYENEEILPRFANVFEQTYTRFLDLQKAEQQARESEIELALERIRARTMAMQNSGELLEAGELLWNEITKLGIDCFTSGYVLMDALEDIGWNYTPNPSTGKILEQAIGIPHKQTPQMQKIVAEWKKKAPLCVIELTRKETIAHQTFVAEKGINFPFSAKELVAISPKEIVIHSFNFKEGYLLIIGGKKLTNTQVEVMLRFTKVFQQTYTRFLDLQKAEAQTREAQIEAALERTRTQSMLMQHSDELNTTTQVFHEQLQLLGIDSEFSYLWLPDETEQNHLFWATWNETNNRKTIYKNKAVTFPLDKKEPSIDACYVAWESGETVHVNTVKPDKVEDYFNTWSELLNGVDKFKPELFPDGLYYIDAYMDYGCFGIMIKRELDEDEKNILSRFSKEFQRTYTRFLDLKKAEAQAREAQINLAVERVRAKALAMHKSEEIMKVVAKLKDEVMDLDIPDVIAATIFLNEGEDNVRMWDLSTLEEDNNGYEIPFDITFKLKKKDPNLYIKRVWENPENYFLEVQDEKDLKRIVAWLRENNKQTIADEVEEYTESTKLKRLHHAVKKLNNGKLVIDLLNTPSKEMETILTKMGAAFDLAYKRFEDLLKAEAQTREAQIEAALERVRSRSMAMHKSEELLDVISVISEQLQVLDFRFAHVSFANNDLSHDYKFWVSAKGKSKPMLFKIPYVDIPVMINVRAAQKQSIAFHTDILSIKEHKQWHEYLLKHGGSKIFSKEENEIVTSRGMARSIAINPNIILILANYASIPYSEGENKIIARFGQVFEQSYTRFLDLQNAEAQTREAQIETALEKVRSRSLAMHKPDELQEVVAVVAEKLHELGVIFDAGGVILCTYFPDNKDVVHWIAVEDFSTSGRYLVPYFDNPIFSDAWESKTRGDAFFYKEFPVEAKNDFFKQAFEHSDYKHMPEDYKQHVLKADKHNLSAAWSKNSAILIPSLTGAIPSEKDAEILKRFAKVFEQAYIRFMDLQVKEEQSLALLNEKKRLEKTLSDLKATQKQLIQSEKMASLGELTAGIAHEIQNPLNFVNNFSEVSGELIDEMNEEIEKGDLEEAKFIAKDIKENLEKINHHGKRADGIVKGMLQHSRSSSGQKVPTDINALADEYLRLAYHGLRAKDKSFNADLVTDFDTTIKTIQIIPQDIGRVMLNIITNAFYAVNEKKQADQSFNPKVSISTKKINKQLEIRIEDNGNGIPKHILNKIYQPFFTTKPTGQGTGLGLSMSYDIVKAHNGELKVETNEGEGSQFSILLTL; encoded by the coding sequence ATGAAATTAAAAAAAACAGAAGAAAATGAAATAAGAAAAGTGTACGACACTTGGCTAAACAGCTATCTGAATGGTGATGTTACCACTTATGATTCTTACTTTGACGATGAATATCATTTCATTGGGTCTACTCATAATGAAGAATTTTTAAACAGAAAAGACACGACTCATTTTTTTGCAGATACGGCCGAACAATTCGCTGGTAAATGTGATTTAAGGAATGAAAGACTAACCATAGAAAAATTTGGCGAACTTATTTTTATTACACACCTCTTTGACGCTTGGTTTATAAATGGAACCGATTGGGCCTATTATGGACGATTCCGCTTTACATCAGCTTTAGAAAATAAGAGAGAAGGTTGGCGTTTTATTTATCAACATTTTTCTACCACAGATTCTAAAACACAAGAAGGTGAAAGCATTGGTTTTGATCAGATAAGTGCTGAAAACTTACAACTCCGTGAAGCCATAAAAAGAGGTACCATCGAACTTGAAACGAAAAACCGAGAATTAGAAATCGAAGGAGCTTTAGAACGGATTAGAGCCCAAGCTGTTTCCATGCAACAATCGTCAGACTTACTCGACATTGTAGTGTCCATGCGAAATGAATTTACCAAATTGGGTCACCAAGCTCATTACTTCTGGCACATGATGTGGTTACCCAAAACGTATGAAAAAGCCATGACCTCTGGTGATGGTACCAAAATTGGATTTGTAATGGAGTTACCTAGACATATTCATGGTGATATTCCTTTGTTAGCGAAATGGGAAAAGAGTACAAAACCAACTGTTGTGTACGCCATGAATGTTGCAGAAGCTATTGATTATGTAGATAAAATGGTTGCACTTGGTGATTTTAAGAATATTGATCCCCAAGCACCGAGTCATGACGATATTAGGAATATCGGTGGATTAACCTTTATCATGGCAAGGACCACTCACGGAGAAATTGGTTACTCTTTGCCTGGAGTTATTAAAAATCCTCCTTCCGAAGATTTAGATATTTTAATACAATTTTCTGGTGCTTTTGACTTAGCACATAGACGTTTCTTTGACCTGCAAAAAGCAGAAAAGCAAGCTAGAGAAACCCAAATTGAACTGGCTTTAGAAAAAGTAAGAAGTCGTACAATGGGTATGCAGCGAAGTGATGAATTAAGAGATACTGCTATGCTTCTATTCCAACAAGTGGAAGAATTAGGAATAAATTCCTTCGCCTGTGGTTTTAATATCTGGGATGACGACAAGAAATTTGCTACTGCTTGGATGGCAGGTAAAAATCGACTTCAGCCTCCTTTTAAAACAAATTCTAATGAAGACGTGTATCTTCTTTTTCACGAAGCAGAAAAAAGAGGTGACGCTTTATTTGTTTTAGAACAAAAAGGTAAGGAACTAGAAGACCATTATAAGTATATGCTATCAATTCCTGAAGTGAAAGCATTGGCTAAAGCTGGACTTTCGTTTCCATCTTTTCAAATTATACATTGTGCCTATTTTTCACAAGGTTACCTCATGTTTATTACACATGAATCTGTTCCAGAGGCACAAGATATTTTTATACGTTTCGCCAAAGTTTTTAACCAAACTTATACCCGTTTTCTCGATCTTCAAAAAGCAGAGGCACAAGCCAGAGAATCTGAAATTGAATTGGCATTAGAAAAAGTGCGAAGTAGAACCATGGCCATGCAACATAGTGACGAATTACAAGAAGCCTCCTTCTTATTAGATGAACAAGTAAGAGGGTTAGGTATTCAAACTTGGGGCTGTGCTTTTCATATTTATGGAGAAAACGAATCTACAGAATGGTTTGGTAATGAAGCGGGTGTTTTACATACCTATACAGTGCCACGAGAAGGCATATTTAAAGAGTATTACCAAAAAGGTGAACAGGGAGAATCACTTGTAATACAAGAATTTTCTGGGGAGGAATGTACGGCTCATTATGAGTATATGAGTACGCTTCCTGTTATAGGAGATGTGTTACAAATTTTGAAGAAAACAAATAATGGCTTTCCAACCTATCAAATTGACCATGTAGTCTATTTCAAATATGGTTATTTGTTATTTATAACACGAGAACATGTTCCAAATGCTCACGACATTTTCAAACGTTTTGCCAACGTTTTTGAACAAACCTACACCCGTTTTTTAGACTTACAAAAAGCGGAAGCACAAGCTAAAGAAGCACAGATTGAAGCCGCATTAGAAAGGGTAAGATCGAGAAGCATAGGTATGCAGAAAAGTGAAGAGTTAGCACAAGTAGTTCATATTTTAGATGAGGAATTAAATGGATTGGGTATTGAAATTCATGGTACGCAAATTTTAACTGACTTTGACAATCCTGAAAAAAGTGTCAATGTTTGGTTTGGTGCAAAGGGACAAGATTATTTAGAACGTTTTGATGTCCCATATTTTGATCATCCGATGAGAAAAATATTCCATAACTCTTGGAAAAATGGAATTGATTTTTATACTGAGCAATATTCTAAAGCTGATAAAAATAAATTTTTTCGATTATTATTCAAGAATTCCGATTTTCGAAAAACTACGGAGGAAAGACAAAAATTTATATATGATTCCTCTGGATTAACAAGATCTTCAGTAATCTTTAAAAACTCTATTTTAATTTTTCAACGATATAATCTTACAGAATTTTTTGCTGAAGAAGAAATGATTTTCAAACGGTTTGGAAAAGTATTCGAACAAGCCTATACACGTTTTTTAGACTTACAAAAAGCGGAAGCACAAGCTAGAGAATCAGAAATTGAACTCGCACTAGAAAGAATAAGAGCTAGAACCATGGCCATGCAAAAAAGTGAAGAAATTGGTGATGTCGCTTTTATTCTTTTCCAACAACTAAAAAGTTTAGGAGGTAACCTTTGGGGTACCGGATTTGGTTTCTGTAAAACGGATTCTGATACGGATGAATATTGGCTTGCTAATGAAAAAGGCATAATGCCCTATCTTAAAGTTTCAAATACGGTAGACCCAACCCATAAAAAAATGTATCTCGGTTGGAAAAAAAACCTAGAATTACTTTCAATTGAAAAAGGTGGTAAGGAACTTAAAGCACATTATAACTATATGCTCTCTGTTCCAGATTTACAACCTATTTTTCAAGGTATTTTAGATGATGGTATTGCATTTCCTGAATGGCAAAAGTGGCACGCTGCCTATTTTAAATATGGATACTTATTGGTCATTACTACCGAAACGTATGAAAACGAAGAAATTCTTCCACGATTCGCCAACGTCTTCGAACAAACCTACACACGTTTTCTCGACCTACAAAAAGCCGAACAACAAGCCAGAGAATCAGAAATTGAATTGGCATTAGAAAGAATTCGTGCACGTACCATGGCCATGCAAAATAGTGGCGAACTTTTAGAAGCGGGTGAATTGCTATGGAATGAAATTACAAAATTAGGTATTGATTGTTTTACGAGTGGTTACGTTTTAATGGATGCTTTGGAAGACATTGGTTGGAATTATACACCAAATCCTTCCACTGGAAAAATTTTAGAACAAGCCATTGGCATTCCACACAAACAAACACCCCAAATGCAAAAAATTGTGGCTGAATGGAAAAAGAAAGCTCCTTTGTGCGTTATTGAATTGACCCGAAAAGAAACCATTGCACACCAAACTTTTGTGGCAGAAAAAGGCATCAATTTTCCATTTTCCGCAAAAGAACTGGTTGCAATATCACCAAAAGAAATCGTCATCCATTCCTTTAACTTTAAGGAAGGTTATTTATTAATTATTGGTGGTAAAAAACTAACTAACACACAAGTTGAAGTCATGTTACGCTTTACAAAAGTGTTTCAGCAAACCTATACTCGTTTCCTTGATTTGCAAAAAGCAGAAGCACAAACCAGAGAAGCTCAAATAGAAGCGGCATTAGAACGTACACGGACGCAAAGTATGCTCATGCAACATTCTGATGAACTCAATACAACAACGCAAGTATTTCATGAACAACTGCAATTACTAGGAATTGACTCCGAATTTTCCTACTTATGGCTGCCCGACGAAACGGAACAAAATCATCTATTTTGGGCAACATGGAATGAAACCAATAACAGAAAAACCATTTACAAGAATAAAGCGGTTACTTTTCCATTAGATAAAAAAGAACCTTCTATTGATGCATGTTATGTAGCTTGGGAAAGCGGAGAAACTGTACACGTTAATACTGTAAAGCCAGATAAAGTGGAAGACTATTTTAACACGTGGTCTGAATTACTCAATGGCGTTGATAAATTTAAACCAGAATTATTTCCAGACGGATTGTACTATATCGATGCCTATATGGATTATGGTTGCTTTGGCATTATGATTAAACGAGAACTTGATGAAGATGAAAAAAATATTTTAAGTCGTTTCTCCAAGGAGTTTCAACGTACGTACACTCGTTTTCTTGATCTTAAAAAAGCAGAGGCACAAGCGAGAGAGGCACAAATAAATTTAGCTGTAGAACGTGTTAGAGCCAAAGCCTTGGCGATGCATAAATCGGAAGAGATTATGAAAGTAGTTGCCAAACTTAAAGATGAAGTAATGGATTTGGACATTCCAGATGTTATTGCAGCAACTATTTTTCTAAATGAAGGTGAAGATAATGTAAGAATGTGGGATCTTTCCACACTTGAAGAAGATAATAATGGTTACGAAATACCATTTGACATTACTTTTAAACTTAAGAAAAAAGACCCAAATCTCTATATAAAACGTGTTTGGGAAAATCCTGAAAACTACTTTTTGGAAGTTCAAGATGAAAAAGACTTAAAAAGAATTGTAGCATGGTTACGAGAAAATAATAAACAAACCATCGCCGATGAAGTTGAAGAATATACTGAATCCACAAAATTAAAACGTTTACACCATGCTGTAAAAAAACTGAATAATGGCAAATTAGTAATTGATTTATTAAATACACCTTCAAAAGAGATGGAAACCATTTTAACCAAAATGGGAGCTGCATTTGATTTGGCTTACAAACGTTTCGAAGATTTATTAAAAGCTGAGGCACAAACTAGAGAAGCTCAAATTGAAGCTGCTTTAGAACGTGTGCGTTCAAGGAGTATGGCCATGCACAAAAGTGAAGAGCTGTTAGATGTAATTTCCGTGATTTCTGAACAATTACAAGTATTAGATTTCAGATTTGCACACGTGAGTTTTGCCAATAATGATCTAAGTCATGATTATAAATTTTGGGTTTCCGCAAAAGGCAAATCGAAACCTATGCTGTTTAAAATTCCTTATGTAGATATCCCTGTTATGATTAACGTGAGAGCAGCTCAAAAACAATCAATTGCATTTCACACGGATATTCTTTCTATAAAAGAACACAAGCAATGGCACGAATATTTGCTTAAACATGGTGGCTCTAAAATATTTTCAAAAGAAGAGAATGAGATTGTGACGAGTCGCGGCATGGCAAGATCTATTGCAATCAACCCCAATATCATATTGATTCTTGCTAATTATGCATCGATACCCTATTCAGAAGGTGAAAACAAAATTATTGCACGTTTTGGGCAAGTTTTCGAGCAATCTTATACCCGTTTTCTCGATCTTCAAAATGCAGAAGCACAAACAAGGGAAGCACAAATTGAAACAGCGTTGGAAAAAGTACGTTCGCGTTCATTGGCAATGCATAAGCCTGATGAATTACAAGAAGTGGTTGCTGTAGTAGCAGAAAAACTACATGAATTAGGCGTTATATTCGATGCAGGAGGTGTGATACTTTGCACCTATTTTCCAGATAACAAAGATGTTGTGCATTGGATTGCTGTAGAAGACTTTTCAACTTCCGGAAGATATTTAGTACCTTATTTTGATAATCCAATTTTTAGTGATGCATGGGAATCTAAAACTAGAGGTGATGCCTTTTTCTATAAAGAATTTCCTGTAGAAGCGAAAAATGATTTCTTTAAACAAGCCTTTGAGCATAGTGATTATAAGCACATGCCAGAGGACTATAAACAGCACGTACTTAAAGCTGATAAGCATAATCTTTCGGCTGCTTGGTCAAAAAATTCTGCCATTCTAATCCCTTCACTTACAGGAGCCATCCCTTCGGAAAAAGATGCAGAAATATTAAAACGTTTTGCCAAGGTATTTGAACAAGCCTACATCCGTTTTATGGATTTACAGGTAAAAGAAGAGCAATCGCTAGCACTGCTTAACGAAAAGAAACGATTAGAAAAAACACTCTCAGATTTAAAAGCAACGCAAAAGCAATTAATTCAATCTGAAAAAATGGCAAGTTTAGGAGAGTTAACGGCTGGAATTGCCCATGAAATTCAAAACCCTTTAAATTTTGTAAATAATTTTTCTGAAGTTAGTGGTGAATTAATTGATGAAATGAACGAAGAAATTGAAAAAGGAGATTTAGAAGAAGCTAAATTCATAGCCAAAGATATTAAAGAAAACCTTGAAAAAATAAACCATCATGGTAAACGTGCAGATGGTATCGTAAAAGGAATGTTACAACACAGTCGCAGCAGTAGTGGGCAAAAAGTACCCACGGACATCAATGCCTTGGCAGATGAATATTTAAGACTGGCATATCATGGTTTGCGTGCCAAAGACAAATCATTTAATGCCGATTTAGTAACTGATTTCGACACTACTATTAAAACAATACAGATAATTCCTCAAGATATAGGAAGGGTAATGTTAAATATAATTACCAATGCATTTTATGCTGTAAATGAAAAGAAACAAGCAGACCAAAGTTTCAACCCTAAGGTTTCCATAAGCACAAAAAAAATAAATAAACAATTAGAAATTAGGATTGAAGACAACGGCAATGGAATACCAAAGCACATACTCAACAAAATTTATCAACCCTTTTTCACCACCAAACCCACCGGTCAAGGTACCGGATTAGGCCTCAGTATGAGTTACGACATCGTTAAAGCACATAATGGTGAATTAAAAGTAGAAACCAATGAAGGAGAAGGTTCTCAATTTTCAATTTTACTCACATTATAA
- a CDS encoding APC family permease translates to MIKQDKGLKRSIGVFGLSANIINIMIGAGIFALPAIIAGKMGNSSIFAYIFCGILITLVVLCFAEAGTKVNNSGGPYTYIETAFGDYAGFLAGIFAIGSNMIASAAVAIALVTILETIFPVFGLLSARIGFLFSLYAFFTFINILGVKQGMGLVKLNTVLKLSPLLLLVIIGWKDVSFSNLQIHSLPTFYQLGDASLVLFFAFLGCETGLIVGGEIKNPKRTIPRSIFISISLVVGLYIIIQLVSQGILGNELVNYKTSPLAETAKIVLGPFGYVLLIIGAAISMLGLVSGDLLNTPRVLFALSRDNVLPIKKLSSIHKKFATPHVAIFIYSSMSFIFAITGSFEQLVVIATSTILLLYLGVALSVIKLRKIQKSEPGDFKIPGGLTVPILSIIIIFYFLSHLSTNEMIGTVLFIGILTILFFIIKAFKEKME, encoded by the coding sequence ATGATAAAACAGGACAAAGGATTAAAACGATCAATTGGCGTATTTGGATTATCTGCAAATATTATCAATATCATGATTGGTGCAGGTATTTTTGCATTACCTGCCATCATCGCTGGTAAGATGGGTAATTCTAGCATTTTTGCGTATATTTTTTGTGGTATTCTAATTACACTAGTAGTACTTTGCTTTGCAGAAGCTGGTACTAAAGTAAACAATTCAGGAGGCCCCTATACCTATATAGAAACTGCTTTTGGTGATTATGCAGGATTCTTAGCTGGTATTTTTGCAATAGGTAGTAATATGATTGCTAGTGCTGCTGTAGCCATTGCCCTTGTTACTATTTTAGAAACCATTTTTCCAGTTTTCGGATTGTTATCTGCACGCATTGGTTTTTTATTTTCTTTATATGCATTTTTCACGTTCATAAACATTTTAGGTGTAAAACAAGGTATGGGATTGGTAAAACTGAATACCGTTTTGAAATTAAGTCCACTCCTACTTCTGGTAATTATTGGTTGGAAAGATGTATCCTTTTCAAATTTGCAGATTCATTCATTACCTACATTCTATCAACTCGGAGATGCTTCTTTAGTTCTCTTTTTTGCATTTTTAGGATGTGAAACAGGATTGATTGTTGGTGGTGAGATAAAAAATCCAAAACGTACTATTCCACGATCTATTTTTATCAGTATTAGTTTAGTTGTCGGTTTATATATAATTATTCAGTTAGTCTCCCAAGGGATACTGGGGAACGAATTGGTTAATTATAAAACTTCACCGTTGGCTGAAACCGCTAAAATTGTATTGGGACCATTTGGATATGTACTATTAATCATTGGTGCCGCTATTTCTATGCTAGGCTTAGTAAGTGGAGATTTATTGAATACACCACGGGTTCTTTTTGCACTTTCAAGAGATAATGTTCTACCAATAAAAAAACTTTCAAGCATACATAAAAAATTTGCAACTCCCCATGTGGCTATATTCATATATAGTAGTATGTCTTTTATTTTTGCAATTACTGGTAGTTTTGAGCAATTGGTCGTTATTGCAACGAGTACGATTCTTCTCCTCTATTTAGGTGTTGCCCTTTCGGTAATAAAGTTGCGTAAAATACAAAAATCGGAACCAGGAGATTTTAAAATTCCAGGAGGCCTAACCGTACCAATACTTTCCATTATTATCATTTTTTACTTTTTATCACACTTATCTACTAATGAAATGATTGGTACCGTGTTATTTATAGGGATACTAACGATACTTTTTTTTATAATCAAAGCCTTTAAAGAGAAAATGGAATGA
- a CDS encoding DUF1624 domain-containing protein produces the protein MKPKSPRIESIDILRGVIMVLMALDHVRAYFHYESFFSDPTNLETTTPVLFFTRFITHFCAPVFVFLAGTSAFLYGCRKTKKEVFKFLFTRGIWLIFLEIVVNNLIWTFDLTYSFLILQVIWTIGICMVCLSFLIYLPKKVILAIGIILVAGHNALDGIVLEGQSFQSIIWYILHQGKFFVFSPDSILYIHYPVLPWIGLMALGYVFGTFYQKGFEATVRKKWLLYLGFGAIILFFGLRLVNIYGDLVPWTSQETTAKTIISFFNVTKYPPSLLYLCITMGPALLFLYAVETTKNKVTNFFLVFGRVPLFYYFLHMLVIHSLAIVSILIFGGHWQDMIIDAESFLNKNLLSYGYSLFAVYLIWIGVILLLYPICKKYMIYKANNKDKWWLSYL, from the coding sequence ATGAAACCAAAATCACCCCGAATTGAATCTATTGACATACTTAGAGGTGTTATCATGGTGCTCATGGCTTTAGATCATGTACGTGCTTATTTCCATTATGAGTCCTTTTTCTCAGACCCAACCAATTTAGAAACGACCACACCTGTGCTCTTTTTCACCCGTTTTATAACGCATTTTTGTGCACCTGTATTTGTGTTTTTGGCTGGAACCTCAGCTTTTTTGTATGGTTGTAGAAAAACAAAAAAAGAAGTTTTTAAATTTTTATTTACACGTGGAATTTGGCTTATTTTCCTAGAAATTGTCGTTAATAATTTGATTTGGACCTTTGACCTCACGTATAGTTTTCTGATTCTTCAGGTAATTTGGACTATTGGAATCTGTATGGTGTGCCTATCTTTTTTAATTTATTTACCAAAAAAAGTAATTCTTGCCATTGGCATTATTTTAGTTGCTGGCCATAATGCTTTGGATGGTATAGTGCTAGAAGGTCAAAGCTTTCAATCTATTATTTGGTATATTTTACATCAAGGAAAGTTTTTTGTTTTTAGTCCCGACTCCATACTTTATATCCATTATCCGGTACTACCTTGGATCGGGCTGATGGCTCTAGGTTATGTATTCGGTACATTTTATCAAAAGGGTTTTGAAGCTACTGTTCGTAAAAAATGGCTTTTGTACCTAGGGTTTGGTGCCATTATTCTGTTTTTCGGTTTAAGACTCGTAAACATTTATGGAGATTTAGTACCATGGACATCTCAAGAAACTACTGCGAAAACGATTATCTCGTTTTTTAATGTTACCAAATACCCACCTTCTTTATTATATCTATGTATTACAATGGGACCAGCACTCTTGTTTTTATATGCTGTTGAAACCACTAAAAACAAAGTAACCAATTTCTTTTTGGTCTTTGGTCGCGTACCCTTATTCTATTATTTCTTACATATGTTAGTCATTCATTCATTAGCCATTGTGAGTATTCTAATTTTTGGAGGTCATTGGCAAGATATGATAATTGATGCGGAGTCTTTTTTGAATAAAAATTTACTGAGTTACGGTTATTCACTTTTTGCAGTATATCTAATATGGATTGGAGTCATTCTTCTACTCTACCCTATTTGTAAAAAATATATGATTTATAAAGCCAATAATAAAGACAAATGGTGGCTTAGTTACCTTTAA
- a CDS encoding nuclear transport factor 2 family protein gives MKENQSMQIIDNLYKAFEKGDIPTIMGSMSPKIEWNEAESNSMASGNPYIGPDAIINGVFARLGAEHEYFKLADIELHEMSNNKVLATLRYDAKNKKTGKDYNAQAAHLWALKNGKIISFQQYVDTKKLAEAEQ, from the coding sequence ATGAAAGAAAATCAAAGCATGCAAATCATTGACAACCTATACAAAGCATTCGAAAAAGGTGATATCCCAACAATTATGGGGTCTATGAGTCCTAAAATTGAATGGAATGAAGCTGAAAGTAATTCCATGGCAAGCGGCAATCCGTACATTGGTCCAGATGCTATTATAAATGGAGTGTTTGCACGACTTGGAGCTGAACACGAGTATTTCAAATTAGCAGATATTGAGCTTCATGAAATGAGCAACAATAAAGTATTGGCAACTTTACGCTATGATGCTAAAAACAAAAAAACTGGCAAAGATTACAATGCTCAAGCGGCTCATTTGTGGGCACTTAAAAATGGAAAAATTATAAGTTTTCAGCAATATGTGGATACCAAGAAGTTAGCAGAAGCTGAGCAGTAA